A region of the Pungitius pungitius chromosome 8, fPunPun2.1, whole genome shotgun sequence genome:
TGCGCTGCCCTTAGGGTGGCTGGTTGGCTCGGGGCCAACAATAACTTGGGTCTTGGGTGTGGCCGGTGGGCTGCCATTGGTTAGCTGTCGGGGAGCAGGGAGTGGGCTGTACCTCACTGGCTCTGGGTCAACAGAGTCAGAGAGCTTGGGGAAAGTGAGAGAGCGGATGTTACAGGGACGGTCGTCAGTGTCGATCCCCGTTCTACCAGGGTGCCCAACTCTGTCCATGTCTAGCAAGGAAATCAACCCATTGGGTTTATGGGAAAAGCCAGATTTGGTCGCTAGGCTGGTGTTGATGCTGGGAGGAGACGGGCTGTTTCCACGCGACCCTGAGCCCGTCGGGGGCACCTCAGGCGGGGATACGGAGGGAGGGGATTGAGGTTGAGGTTGAGGTTGAGGTTGGGCttggggttggggttggggttggggCTGGCTCTGGAGAATGTTCCTGAGCTCCTCCCTATCGTCCAAAGTTTTGAGCTCCAGCTTGTCAAAGGGGTCCTCTTCCCGTTCAAAGTCAGCTAGGTTGAGGCTGTGCAGCTGGGGTGTGCTGGGCTGGATTTTCCTGGGGCCAAGGCTTGGTGCGGGCAATGGAGTGAGGATGGCGTTATGGCTCAGCCCCGCTAGGACGGGGTTCAACGCTGGCGGTAGAATGTCCTGGTCGTCTGCGGCTGACCGGAGCTTCTTCCCACCACCAGCATCCATGTCCTGGGCCTGTGCCGAGCACTCTCGGCTCTCTGCCTCCTGCTTGGCTGCGGCCTCTTCTGCTCTGGCTTCTGCTTCTCTGGCCTCTGCCAGTTGAACCCCCCAGCGCACACTAAGTCTCTCCAGAGAAAAGTCATACTGTTGAGACGACAGTAAGATGGGAAAAGAGCGCAGATAGAGTGAAGGGAAAAAACATTAGAACACGTATGAGTATAAGGGCGACATGATATtacaacataataaaaaatggAGGTTGCTGTAGATCGATTAAAATTGGCACTCTATTTACAGTAAGTGCTTGGTGTATAACGATCAGTGCCATGATATTGTAGGTCATCAGCACAGCCCCGCCCGAGGATACTGCCGAGATGCATATAAGTGCACAAGTACACATTTTTAGTTTCTGTGACATACCTGCGAGTCCAACAGCAAAGAGTTGCAGTCTGGTAGACAGAAACCGACAGGAAGTCCCACTTTGGCTGGGCAGTGGAATTTATCATTGATCTTGAAGGGAACTTCATCAAGGTAGCTGATGGGTCCTGTGTACAGTTACAAAACAAAGTAAGCACATATTAGAAGAACAGAGTGGAGCTACAGGCACCAGCAGAAAGGATTAGTGTTGTCAAACACTGAAGTATTCAAAATAGGGCTTTACCATTGTTGTATGCATCCGATCCAGACTTCCTCGCAGCCATTTAGAGACTCTGAAAACAGACACGAGTGGTCATCAGGTGTAAAGTTAGTGAggacaattatttaaaaataaatctcaaattAGAGTTAAAATTTACATGGAGAGTCAATATATCAACAACTTACAGTGCAACATTGTGAAATCCACCCAAAGTGGATTTCTGACAAAGCAAATTCTAATATTTAcggaatgatttttttttggcagtCAGGAATTAGTCCTCAAGAATCGTTTTTTTAATCAAGGCACGTGAGCAATGACACTTTATCACATGGCAGAGAACATTCCTATTCGCATTCCTTCTAATTTCTCATTGGCTTTGTGCATTCCTCCGCTTTCTATCTCAAGTCACATAGTCCCATTATTTGGTCACGCCTTGAAACAGTTGCTGACATTGTCAACAGAGAAGTTAGCGTTCACATCCACTTAAGGCAGAACCTTTATCTGAAGACTAGCGTGGAGTTTAAAGATAGATCTGCATGAAACTGCTATGGCTAATCACGACCATAGTGATGGGCATCAACTGATCAAGACAATTAGGAGATATGTCAGATTTCTCTCATCTGAAGACAGTGACGTTATATACCATCGACGTTTGTGGAAATATTTTACACAGACCCCACACCAGCCCTCCATTTATATTAATTGTATATTCTGCGTAGCTATTTTAACAGGTTAGAGTCCAAACCCCAACAGCACGTCAGGGTAGTCGTTTTAGCAttgcagctagctagctaaggGTAATCATAAATGCTTCAAACTTCAAACGTTAACGAAAGGATCGCAGGGAGTGCGATTTATCAAAAGGTTCAAGAAAGAAACATTAAATCTTGAAACGGACGGCCAAGCTCCCAGCTGTCCCTTTGCGGGCACACTGACGAACGAGAACGTATGCTCACTAGGTCGTGTTAACGTTACTAAAGTTATAACAGTGTTAATTAGCAACAAGCTACGCTGTCATTACTATTTTCACTCCTAGCTCTTTAGCTCAACGCGCTAACAGCTAACATTCAACGTAAGTGACAGTTTGGTTAAAAAGTATCATATGACAATAGTGGGTCCGATGAATGAATTAACTAAAAAAACACTGGACAATGTTTTGGGGCCGAAAAGCTAGTGTCCGTGATAATACGCTGAGCTTCGCCAGTGGCCTGGCTGTAATATTATGTGGCTAGTAAGACGGACCGCTGTCTCTGCTGCCACCGCCCCTAAAACACAACTGAGCTCAGATACAACCATGGAGTCCTCACCTGTATCTGCTCCGTCCTGTTTGTTCGAAATCCAAACGATGTCTTGTCGGAATGGcactaaaatgtaaactattcTCAGAAAGAGTTTTATTTATGGTGAAATCTCTTTCCTGCTTCAGCGTGGGACGCCATCTTGATTTGTCAAGCTCCCTCCGACTGGTTCCTGTCTGACGTCACTACCTACGGGACGTCAGAACATCACAACGCACATCCAGTTGTAGAGACAATGGCATCCTTGAATCTGAtttatcaaagaaaaaaaacatttttaatggcAAAAATTACAATGGAATGGACGACAATAATTTGAAAAAGAATTGGGGGCATTTAAACAATTCCAAACgacatttttttagtttagttatcAGCTAATTATCCTCTGCCCAGGGTTTTCTTGGGTAATGTACACCCCCCTTCTTATTATATCCAAATTTGATTCACAAAGAAACAGATATAAATTTCTGAGCTTGTTTTAATCAGATTCTTCGATATCCGGAGCCATCGAGATATATGATTAGTATGGCACTAATTGTTCACTGATAAAGATAAACTAATAGTAAAAACAGCATGTGTAACAGCAATGATAACAACTTGTCTTAGAACAGGCCTACAATATTTACAATCTAATAAAGTACACAATAGGAAAATGTTTCACTTCTTAAAGCCCCTGATGTGAAATTATGTGATGTGCCGTCTCAAATTCCCGATCTGTTATTAAAGCTCACCAGCAGATGTTGGCTATTTGTTGGAGGAAAACAGGTAGCCCAAGTAAACTGAAAGGTAATATTGAACTGTTGCCATTCTTTGCGATCCATACCTTTATAATGCCATCGTTGGAGAACCTTATAACACGTCGTTTTTGATGGCTATTATAATAaacttaaaaatatgttttcatcaTAATTATTTGGGGTTTAGCGTCGAGTGCGCGCACGTCACGGTCATACGCGTACGTGCTGCACGTTTCGCGGACACGCGCACTGGTAGCCCGGAAGCACCGatgggaggaaaataaaaatcgaTGAAATCCGCTGTTTATTCGCGAGGATAAACCTTCACCTTCCTGTCCTTTTCGCGACGGTGGGCTCGAACCGATCCGCCTGTTTCGCCCGAGAGAGCTTCAGGGTGATTGAACGAAGTTGCTCGCTGCGGGTTTAGCGTTAGCTGACGTGTGGAGAAGTTGAGACTGCCAGGGGGcagataaacaaacacaaacaagcgGGGGATCAGCTGAGCGCCTCTCCGAACCGAACCAGCCGCACGGGGGAGCGATGGCAGGGAGAGAGGCTCTCCTATTCCGGGCCCGAGAATGATCCGCGGGACACCGTGACTTTACGCTGATACCACAGCTCCATGTCAACTGTCAACACGGCCACACAAAAGAATCTCCGAAGCACCGCACGAGGACCCGCCGTTGTGCAGAAAAGCCACTGCTCCTGACCCCGTATGCTTGTCGAGCCACGCGCAGGCTAGCATGGACGACCAATGAGCGTGACGTTACCTTCCAGTTTTCACCCGTAACGATACGAGTACGCGTCGCAGTGCAAGGAGACAGAGGTaaacacactttattttttttttggtgagaaCTTTTGCATTTCCCCGTTAAGGCCCCGCGAACTAAAGCCCCGAGTGAAGCTAGCTTGAAAGGCCACAtatcctgtttgtgtttgaattctCCATGTGGCGGTCAGTTTAACCCGCGGGACGCTCATCTGTTCAGGTTCGCTGCTTCTTTCGTCCATTATCAACAGATAGTTGGTTGTTGGTGGTTTCACGCGGAGTCAATTGTAACTatacaatgtaaaaaaacaaaaacaacaacaacaacaacaacaacctataTGATGCGAGAAGGATCCTGACCGTATCATTGATTCCATGATTTCTTTTTCCACCCTACAACTCCCCATCCTCTCCCCCTCTTCTCTTCACTGGTGTGCGGCCACTGGtgtcagaggtgggatcaacATGGCTCACCAGGCAACCCCTAGTTCCCAGAAGGCCCTGATGATGGAGCTCAAGTCTCTGCAGGAGCAGCCGGTGGAGGGCTTCCGCATCACTCTGGTTGAGGAGTCTGACCTCTACAACTGGGAAGTGGCCATCTTCGGGCCCCCGAACACCCTTTATGAGGGAGGCTACTTCAAGGTACGACCAAACTTTCTAatgccaggagggggggggggggcagggaatcCTGAATTCGTACCAGTCAACACACAAGAAGGGTGATACACACTCTTGAAGTTAATTCATAATCAGCAGAAAAGGGATACACATACTCCATGAGCCGCAGTGTGGACTTGGCCTGTGAGTGGTAGGGTCGCAGGGACCAAGGCCACGCAGGGACCAAGTACAGGGGTGTGAGCACTGCTAGCTGGAGAGGGGGCCCTTGAGCAAGGTGCTGGATGTTAGCAGCCCAATGCACCGAATACTATGATGAGTTACATACACCGAAATGCCACAGTGCCTGATGCAGTGTAAACCTGTGGGGTGGGGAATGAAagttcatttatattttcacatGGGACAATTGTGTTCCCGATTTCCCAAGTTGTCTTGGCGAAGATGATATCCAGGAGATTGCTGCAACTTAGAAAACATCCCGCTAGTAGTGACAGGGACTTGGTTTGAAGCGTCAGAGCAGGTATGGTCCTATCACAATggttattgcatttttttaaactataatGCAGCAATGACCTAGCTTGCCTCTTGCCACTGATTTCTGCTCTACTAGGATTTTTATTCAATTAACTATTCTCTTAGCAGGTAGCTGTTTATGCGGCTTCCATTTTTAGTCTGTCTCCCCTACCTTGATTCTGCTTGTTCAGCCTTCTCCCCTTATGATGGCTGTGCTTCAGATGGCTATTTTTAACTACGAGACCGATATAAATTGCACAGAAAAAGCATAAGAGGGGGGCACAATGAGACTCAACCTCctttcttccatgctacttatTCAGTGAAACTTcttgtagaaaaaaagaaaaaaaaagtgtggtgCGGTGATGCCACAATCTTCCAGGAATGCCAAAATATTACAGAGAAGCAAGTGTTGCTGCCATCGTTGATTGCGTTAGGCTTTGCCTTTGCGGGGTTATCCGGTTGTCCACTGTTAAGTCACAGCAATTGTGTTTATATAACTttgattcatgtgtgtgttttttttttatcacagctTCTAGCCTGAAGCCTTGCAGGCACTTAAAGAAGAAACTCCACGCATAAAAACAGGCCGCACCGATATGTAATAGGTTCCATAGCTAGAGTTTGGAATGTTTACTCCAAACTTTGGCTCGCTAGTGATGTGTGACATATGACCTTTAGCCTGCAGACACTTCCAAACCCTTTGTAATCTACTACAGCAAGGAATGGCTGCTGTATGTTTCGTCCAGGTGGGATTGATGAAGTATTGGTGTAGGACACTGTAAAAATTGAACTTTGTTCCTGCTGCTGAACCCTGCATGGAAGCTCACATGTCACGACATCTGGGTTTTTAATATCCCAAGGCTGGACTAGTGTAGCGACTGGTTGTGGAGTACTGATAGTCCTATCTGAGGGTCAGCAGCTCAGTGAGAGCCGGGGTGGtgttacacacgcacacaaacacgcacacaaacacgcacacccCAGCCTACATGCCTTTCACCTAGATAATTGAGCAATATGGAAAGAAACCCAGAAACTACAAGTAGAGATGCATGGCTTTGTCCTTTTCCGTCCTGATTCCAAGACTTGGGATTTGGGTAAAGATCCGTTtacatgcaacaacaacaacaaaacctcaACAGGAATTCCAATTCCAGTCTATATTGTATAAGGCACATACACATAGAACTGAGTACACTAGCCCCATTGTCACCTGATCCAGCTTTTTGATTTGGTATTGATACACCCATCTGGTATCGAAGCACCAACTCTTGTGAGAACTCCATTGAAATCTCTAACATATGAGACAACTTCTTCTGGCTGTAAGTGTACCTAGACCATACATTTGAATGGCCAGCCTAATTTCAAATGAAAGGGTACTGGGGTTATTTTCTGGTAGAACAGTGCTTGAAGTAGCAGTTCTTCACCTTTCTGGTTTCTGCATTATAAAACTATTTGAACTAAGTTAGTTAACTTCTTGAGAGACCTGAACACCTTTTGCTGAGTCAAGTTGATTTGAGCCATTTTTGTTAAAGGAGACCTGAAGCAAgaccttttattattattattattattatttgttcacTTGGATTTCAACATATCTATGTGACACGCCGGTTTCCAAAACTTCAACTCCCTTGGGTCTCTTCACCATCAAGCTTAAACGTAGCATAAAATAAGTTAAGCCTGGTGAAAAATGTGTAAACTGATAACCCGAATGTTCTCCCAGGCTCACATCAAGTTTCCTGTGGACTACCCGTACTCCCCACCCACCTTCCGCTTCCTCACCAAGATGTGGCACCCCAACATTTATGAGGTAAAGCATTTTGTTTCTCCCATTTTAGTTTTTACACCATATTATTTTAGCCGTTATGATGGTGTTTGTGGTGTTTATATGTCAATGGCACCATTTAGAGGCTAAATGTAGACACCCTCGTGTGGAATTGACAGATGTTGGATAGTGCATTTTGTTCTCTTTGCAGAACGGAGATGTGTGCATCTCCATCCTGCACCCTCCTGTCGATGACCCTCAGAGCGGGGAGCTGCCCTCTGAAAGATGGAACCCCACCCAGAATGTCAGGTAAAGTCTACCACAAAAACCTGCGCTTTAATGCCAATGACAACAAAGGCATGCAATCCTTTAGCACCATATTACAGATTGCAAGTCATCTCATTCCCctggaaaaaatacaaaaggaaataaagaaagcatTACGGCTAGAGCTCTTTCCATGTTTGTCTACAAacgttgtgtttctgtgctgcTCTGTGGTGAAAAGGACTATCCTGCTGAGTGTGATCTCCCTGCTCAATGAGCCCAACACCTTCTCCCCGGCCAACGTGGATGCGTCCGTCATGTTCCGCAAATGGAGGGACAGCAAAGGCAAAGACAAGGAGTACGCAGAGATTATCAGGTAATTCACAACGATTAGCGAGTCTGACGTGGTCGCAGGGAATTGTCCGCGTAGAAATAACGCTCGGCACCGACCTATTCCCGGCCCACAGGAAGCAGGTGATGTCAACGGCGGCGGAGGCGGAGCGCGACGGCGTCAAGGTGCCGACCACGTTGGCGGAGTACTGCGTCCAGACCAGGGTCCCCTCCCAGGACAGCAGCTCGGACCTTCTCTACGACGACCTCTACGACGACGacatggaagaggaggacgaggaggaggacgagagcgAGATGGAGTCGGTAGGCGAGGCCGGGGGTCTCAGCCCCACGGAGGACGGCGGGACGTCAACCAGGCGCTACGACAACCAGGACGACTCTGGCAACGAAGACTCATGATGAACTGGATGATAACTCCTCCCTgaaccccaccccaccaccaccccccctacTTTTATGTGTTGCGTTACAATTTTCGCCGTGTGTGTATGCACATACAGCGGGGTCAAAAGTcaactgccaaaaaaaaaacccttgcATCATTTATTAAACTACTACAAATGGTCGTTCAAATAATAGTTGTAGTCAGAATTTGTGTGTTTCCACCGTTTGCCTTAATTACAGCTTGCACTCTGTCTGGCATCAGGTGTCATGAGAAATTATTCCAGCACAGTTtgagagcacccccccccccccaattgttTTTCAGGTTACGTTATATTTCCCTTGTTTTAAATGCATGCCTCTGCAGAAGAGAGTGGTATCAGTCTTTGGCCAgtgtgtgtgattaatcatgTGCAAGTtactgaacacccccccccgcccccgccccccctgggcGAGGCACAGCATCCCCACacctgaatatttttttttaattccctgTTCTCGCTCATGCAACCAGCTCCTCTCGTGGAGTTGTTTGGTTGCAACCATCactttgagtttattttcttggtCGTCAATTTTTCGTATTGTTCGGTCCACCCTAAACCCTTCAGATTTGTTTTGCCATTAAAGAAGTAGTTTGTTAACTGCCACAATTTGTCGGTCTTTTAACTGTAGTTTTGTCAGCTGCAGTAGGAATTAGTTTTTCTTAGTTGGCTTTGCACCTTGGCTGCAGATGCATGAAACAGTTTGCTTTAAACCACACTGCCATCTCCGGTTCCATCTTGTCCTCTGGATGAGAAGATTCTCTATTTTGTGAAAGGCTTTCCAGCCCTTAAATACGATCCATTTGAGACTGACCGTGCTTTAATGGTGGTAACAGTTTATTCGTCATTTAAAAATCATAACCCTTCACGTTGTATGGGAACATACATGTAACAGGTAAACATGCAAGTACTTGAATCACTCACATGCATTTCCCAAAGAATTAAAAAAGCATACCATTCCGTTATACATAACCTTGTGCAAAGTCAACAAATTGTCTTAACCCTTGATAAATGATGGAAACAAACTGTCCTGCCCTTTTTCTGACTAGTCGGCATCAGATTGTCTGGTTTTCTGTTTAAACATTTTCGTTTCATCTTGACTTTGCTTGTTGCTGCGTTAAATGTACTTCTTTTGTTTCGTTGGTTGACATTCTGTACTCCCCAACTTGtcccctgtttgtttttttttctgggaggGGGCTCTGACAGCCTGGCTGACGGACACTTTGCTGCTTGGCTCATTAACCAGTCGATGAGCTGGCCGGCTTGTCCTGTCATTTTCCATTTGTGTGTCTTCTGGCAGCAAAATCTCTGCCCCTGACACGCCTGTCCGTTGGACTGATGCAGTCAAACGCTCACGAGTGTCCATCGCGGCTGCTCCCTCATGATCCCTCGAAGTACCCGTTCTGGTGTCGCCTCCTTAGACCTCTGCCTGCCTCTTAAACCTCAGGGCCTCAATAGACTtttgctgagagagaagaaaaaaaacagtcaaagagAAACTCGACGCACACATACTGCTCCTCACTTCCACCTCCTTTTCGTATATATTTACTTTCTCCCTAGGTGTTTGTAGAGGGCAGTGAGTGAGCTAAAATTCTCATAAGCCCACCGCCAGCGTATTTACACATGACTGAGTGTTGCTGTTGGTCTGCATTAAGgtcctttaagtttatttggTCTTCGTCCGCTTGAGTCCGAATTTAAAGAATCAGAAAACACCTCAAGAAAAATGCTTAGCTTGCGATAGATGTGCAAAATGTTCTGTTTTCAACCCAACTCAAGCTCGAAAGCTACTTTGGGAAAATCGGACGCAGTTACTGAGTTTATCGACGGGAACAAAATCAACATGCAGCCTAGTgacacatttgcatttaaatgaatgacactgattgcctgttgtgtgtgtgtgtggatatttacattttctgctCATCTATTGACTACAACGTCAGGGGTTTCTTGTTGTCTCTTTGGAACGGCTGCAGACCAGTGAGTTTGCCCAGATGaccttttggacttttttttccccagctgaGCACACATTGTTTTCTGGTGCTGTTTTGGTGTAGACTGAGCTGGCAGACGGTTTGACTGATAAGAAACACTGAGTATTAAATGTTGGGACAAACTGAACATAATGGGACTTATTACTTTTGCGGCATCAAGTAAACCCTTAGGGTTGTGCTTTTATGGTTGAGGCAGGAATCTGTTGCCCTTTTTGACACAACGGATCACTGCGCAAACCTTTGATTCAAATGGATGGATTTTATGCCACGGAAAGTACTGCCCCAGAATTGTTCATTTTCGAAGGCCATGGTGCGATGGCTGCATGTGGTGGATTCAATGCTGCTTGAATTAACTCTGTACGAGAcacctttttttggttttaatgtGAAGCCTGAGGAGTGAAGAATGTCCGCCTGGCCCAGTGCTTTGGAGGCCCACAGAGACTGGATTCTGGTGTGGACGGGGAGAGGAAATCCATTCTTGTACCGGATCTTAAATGGATTTATATCAAGGCACAACCGGAGGGCGATGAATGTCAGAAGCTCTGACCGTATCTTGATGGGGTTCCACATTTTTTGCCCATCCCTCACCATACAGACAAGAACTAAAGTTATAGAAAGGAAATCTTCCAATATTATGTATCTGCTAAGGGACTAGTCTGACACAAATACACTTTGTGTGTGGCAGAGATCTATATCACTCTAATGCGTTAAAATAAAACTATACAGACACTGTTTGGCTCAGCTTTGCACAAGGACATGAAATAGGGGAAACGGTTAGTTTGGCTCTGTCTACCTATATCTACCCGTATCTTGTTCGTTCAATCTGAGGCTGACCCTAATCTGTGATTCTACTCGACGAAGATTTCCTTTGACAATgagtatttgctttttttttgtgctgaaatgatttatttccagGAAACATACGAGCACATCTCCAGCGAACACGTGATTGCAAGTGGTGCTTTTATGTGATTCTTCAACTAATTGACTATTCGGCTAAAAATGTCTCCTGATGACAACGGCACTGGTTTAATCTATACAAAACCcattgtgttaaaatgtaaactTAGTAACTTCTCTGAGCCTGCACTGCGAAGAAATAGTGGATACTCCTCTTTTCTACATGTCTGGACAGGATgcaatttgaaaagaattgtTGACTTTCCACTCAGGGTTTTGTACAGATTAAATAAACAAGATGTAAAGTCTTATTGAGTGAGTTTGAGACGTGCTGGGAGGACAAATCCAGGCCAGCTGTTTCTTGTTTACAGGCAAAACAATTGTCTCTATCCCAAAATGGCCcccattcttcttttttgatATGAAGCTACAGCTGGTTAGCTTTACTTGATGAACAGGTGATACTTACCTAGCTCTTTCAAGCTCACTCATGAAAATGCaatatatttttggttttaaagaaaaacaatgaaggGGAAAGG
Encoded here:
- the ubap1 gene encoding ubiquitin-associated protein 1; translated protein: MAARKSGSDAYNNGPISYLDEVPFKINDKFHCPAKVGLPVGFCLPDCNSLLLDSQYDFSLERLSVRWGVQLAEAREAEARAEEAAAKQEAESRECSAQAQDMDAGGGKKLRSAADDQDILPPALNPVLAGLSHNAILTPLPAPSLGPRKIQPSTPQLHSLNLADFEREEDPFDKLELKTLDDREELRNILQSQPQPQPQPQAQPQPQPQPQSPPSVSPPEVPPTGSGSRGNSPSPPSINTSLATKSGFSHKPNGLISLLDMDRVGHPGRTGIDTDDRPCNIRSLTFPKLSDSVDPEPVRYSPLPAPRQLTNGSPPATPKTQVIVGPEPTSHPKGSAPKPANPGSGSAGLPCGGALLSMTPSERQCAETLVGMGYSYEGVLRAMQRQGQNVEQVLDYLFVHGRLCERGFDAIAVEECLEMYQCSEEKALQFLELMSRFGEMGFQRDAIKEVLLVHNNDQDKALEDLMARAAAS
- the ube2r2 gene encoding ubiquitin-conjugating enzyme E2 R2 codes for the protein MAHQATPSSQKALMMELKSLQEQPVEGFRITLVEESDLYNWEVAIFGPPNTLYEGGYFKAHIKFPVDYPYSPPTFRFLTKMWHPNIYENGDVCISILHPPVDDPQSGELPSERWNPTQNVRTILLSVISLLNEPNTFSPANVDASVMFRKWRDSKGKDKEYAEIIRKQVMSTAAEAERDGVKVPTTLAEYCVQTRVPSQDSSSDLLYDDLYDDDMEEEDEEEDESEMESVGEAGGLSPTEDGGTSTRRYDNQDDSGNEDS